The sequence ATTTTTATATAAAAAGATGCACAGGTCCCTGTTCTGATCCAAATTCTAAACAAGAATATAATAAGAGAGTAGATGGATTACTAATGTTCTTTGAGAATAGGGGCGAGGAGTTAATAACAAAACTTGAGGAAGAAATGAACTCTCACTCGAAAGAATTAGATTTTGAAAAAGCTTTAGTTTTAAGAGATGAGATAGATGCAATAAGAAAATCGATGGAAGAGCAGAAAATCTTTCTTGATTCACCAATAAACAAAGATGTCATAGGATACTATGACAAGAAAACAATATGTATTTGCGTAGTAATGATAAGAAGGGGGGCCCTAATTGGGGCAAAAAATTATCCCATAGCGGAAACTTTGTTTGATAGAGAGGACACTTTGTCATCGTTTCTAAAGCAACATTATAAGGAAGAGTATATACCAAACAGGATTATCCTGCCTTTTGAGATTCCTGAAAGGGAGGAAATTCAAACATTTTTATCTAATGGAAAACATGAACTAACAATAACTCCGCCATCTTCTCTTCGTGAGAAGGAGGAAGTACTGCTCGCAACTAAAAATGCTGAACTTTTTTTATCTTCAGAAAAGAAATCACCTCTCGAAGGTCTTATGAATTCACTTGGACTTGAAACTCTGCCAAAAAGAATTGAAGGATATGATATTTCAAATATGGGCCCAGAGATAAAAGTAGGCTCGCAGGTGACTTTTATTGATGGGAAACCTTCTAAGGAAAATTATAGAATATACAAGATCAAGACAGTTTCTGGCCAGGATGATATATCCTCCCTTAGAGAAGTTTTGAGCAGACGATTTAGACATAATGAGTCTTTGCCAGATTTGATACTAATTGACGGAGGGAAAGGCCATTTGAACACGGCTCTATCGGTATTAGACTCTCTTGATCTTGAAATACCCACTGTTGCGCTTGCAAAGCAAGAGGAAGATCTTTTTTTTGAAAATGAACTTAATCCAGACATAGATACAGATTCTAAGAATCTTTTAATTAAGATAAGGGATGAGGCTCACCGATTTGCTATAAAGAATCTAAGGAACATGAAAAGAAAAGCAAGTATCCATTCACCTCTAGATGACATACCCGGGCTTGGCCCCAAAAGAAAAACTAAGCTAATTGACCGATTTGGATCTATTGAAAATCTAAAGAATGCAAAAATTGAGGAGATCGAAGAAGTTATTATAAATCGTTCTCTTTCGGCAAGAATTTATAATTTTATTAAAACATTGAAATAAGATTATCGATAGACGAAATTGGATACCCAAAACAAAAGCTATATATATGGTATCTTTCAAAGATGGTTATGGATTCTGGATTTGCTAGACTTCTAAATAATGCAAAAGACAAAATACTTCAGTCCAAAGATTCTAAAATTAAAATTATTTCTCATATTGATGCAGATGGCATATCTTCAGCTGCGGTCTTATCTCTTGCTTTGGACAGGCTAAAGATTAATCACGACGTTCATTTTACTTCTCTTGATGGAATACCATCGTCTCACTTAGGAGATCTTACCCTATTCCTCGATATGGGAAGTGGGCAGATAGATTATCTAATGACCAAGTATGAAGACAAAGATATAATAATTCTAGACCACCACCAGGGAGAATATCCAGAAACACCTTTTATTGAAGTTAATCCAAATATATTTGGATATAGTGGTTCTGAAGAAATCAGCGGCTCAGGTCTAGCATATCTTTTGTCTTTAGAACTTGACAGAAAGAATAAGGACCTCTCATCAATTGCAATAGTTGGCGCAGTTGGAGATATGCAGGGTTCTTGGGGAGGGCTAAAAGGATTAAATCGGGACATTCTGCTTGATAGCATAGAATCAGGTTTGGTTAAAGCCGAAGAAGATTTACTTTTGTACGGGCGTTCGACAAGACCCATTTACAAATCACTACAATATTTCTCAGACCCTCCTATACCAGGTGTAACAGGGAGTGATTCAAATGCAATGGCGCTTCTAAATAGCTTGGAAATACCATGTTACGAAGGTGACTGGAGGACTGTATCAGATATGACTTGTGATGAGAAGCGGAAACTTGCAACAGAGATCATAAGAAAGACAATAACTGCAGTTCCTCAAGAATATGTTTCGTTTATTCCCCAGATGATTATGGGCGAATCTTATTCACTCATTAAAGAAGAAGAAAGAAGCCCTTTAAGAGATGCTTCAGAGTTTGCAACATGCCTAAATGCCTGTGGCAAGAATGGTAGGCCTGAGGTGGGCTATTATGTGTGCAAGGGTAACAGAGGCATATACTACGATATATTGTTAGGATTACTTAGAAAGCATAGAAAGAATATCGCAAGAAGCATGAGTCTTGTTGAGAGTCGAGGGGTAGTCATGAAGGAGAAGTTCCAGTACTTTGATGGAAGCGGTATAAATGATACCATAGTTGGTACCGTTGCGAGCTTAGTTCTTGGAAATCGTGATACAGATCCTTTTCTGCCGATAGTTGCTTATACAACGCTACCGAATGACCCAAATGTTTATAAAATCTCTGCACGCTGCTCAAGATTGTTGGTGCTTAAAGGTTTAAATTTGGGAAAAGAAATAAAGAAAAGTGCAGAATTAGTAGGCGGTAAAGGAGGGGGTCATCCCCCGGCATGCGGTGCCTTTGTTCCGATCGAAAGACTGACAGAATTTTTGCACATATTTGAAGAGAATATAGCAACTTGTATTTAGAGTGTTTTTATGAGTATTATTAATGTTTCTGATTATCTTAGAATTCCAGAAGATAGGATTTATTTGAATCCTTCTGATGAGTTTTATATTAATTATCTAAAACCATACTATGTGGTTACAAATGACGGGCAGTATCTTTTTGCCTCAACCTTGAAAGGAAGAATGCCTGATAAAGTCTATTATAT comes from Methanofastidiosum sp. and encodes:
- the uvrC gene encoding excinuclease ABC subunit UvrC translates to MRNDLYIKKNFPEEPGVYVMKDSNGNVLYVGKAKSLKKRLASYFQKNIPDRISFLMNRVDDIECIATDNETEALLLEYNLIKKYKPRYNIHFRDDKKYPYIKITNENFPRLIVSRKIEEDGAYYFGPYSDVGSARRMLALARNIFKLRSCKKMNKNPCLNFYIKRCTGPCSDPNSKQEYNKRVDGLLMFFENRGEELITKLEEEMNSHSKELDFEKALVLRDEIDAIRKSMEEQKIFLDSPINKDVIGYYDKKTICICVVMIRRGALIGAKNYPIAETLFDREDTLSSFLKQHYKEEYIPNRIILPFEIPEREEIQTFLSNGKHELTITPPSSLREKEEVLLATKNAELFLSSEKKSPLEGLMNSLGLETLPKRIEGYDISNMGPEIKVGSQVTFIDGKPSKENYRIYKIKTVSGQDDISSLREVLSRRFRHNESLPDLILIDGGKGHLNTALSVLDSLDLEIPTVALAKQEEDLFFENELNPDIDTDSKNLLIKIRDEAHRFAIKNLRNMKRKASIHSPLDDIPGLGPKRKTKLIDRFGSIENLKNAKIEEIEEVIINRSLSARIYNFIKTLK
- a CDS encoding DHH family phosphoesterase, producing the protein MDSGFARLLNNAKDKILQSKDSKIKIISHIDADGISSAAVLSLALDRLKINHDVHFTSLDGIPSSHLGDLTLFLDMGSGQIDYLMTKYEDKDIIILDHHQGEYPETPFIEVNPNIFGYSGSEEISGSGLAYLLSLELDRKNKDLSSIAIVGAVGDMQGSWGGLKGLNRDILLDSIESGLVKAEEDLLLYGRSTRPIYKSLQYFSDPPIPGVTGSDSNAMALLNSLEIPCYEGDWRTVSDMTCDEKRKLATEIIRKTITAVPQEYVSFIPQMIMGESYSLIKEEERSPLRDASEFATCLNACGKNGRPEVGYYVCKGNRGIYYDILLGLLRKHRKNIARSMSLVESRGVVMKEKFQYFDGSGINDTIVGTVASLVLGNRDTDPFLPIVAYTTLPNDPNVYKISARCSRLLVLKGLNLGKEIKKSAELVGGKGGGHPPACGAFVPIERLTEFLHIFEENIATCI